The following are encoded in a window of Cycloclasticus pugetii PS-1 genomic DNA:
- the rplR gene encoding 50S ribosomal protein L18, translated as MNKKTSRLRRATKTRSRIKESGKARLSVHRSPRHIYAQVMTADGSKVLVSASTLLSDIKSSVKNCGNIEAASVVGKTIAERAVEAGIKEVAFDRSGYKYHGRVKALADAARENGLEF; from the coding sequence ATGAATAAGAAAACTTCACGTTTGCGTAGAGCAACCAAAACAAGGTCACGTATTAAAGAAAGTGGAAAAGCACGTTTAAGCGTGCACCGTTCACCACGTCATATATACGCACAAGTAATGACTGCTGATGGATCTAAGGTGCTTGTTTCCGCATCTACACTATTAAGTGATATTAAATCATCAGTAAAAAATTGTGGAAATATTGAAGCAGCCAGCGTAGTTGGTAAAACTATTGCTGAACGTGCCGTAGAAGCAGGTATAAAAGAAGTTGCTTTTGATCGTTCTGGATATAAATATCATGGCCGCGTTAAAGCACTAGCTGACGCTGCACGTGAAAATGGATTGGAATTTTAG
- the rpsN gene encoding 30S ribosomal protein S14, translated as MAKKSMIARENKRIRLVAKYAAKRAALKEIIRNPKSTFEQVTEAQTKLVSLPRDSSASRVRNRCNMTGRPHGYYRKFGLGRNKLREATMRGDVPGLSKASW; from the coding sequence ATGGCTAAGAAATCAATGATAGCTAGAGAAAATAAACGAATTCGTTTAGTGGCTAAATATGCTGCCAAAAGAGCAGCGCTTAAAGAAATTATTAGAAACCCTAAGTCTACTTTTGAACAAGTAACAGAGGCACAAACAAAATTAGTGTCTTTACCTCGTGATTCAAGTGCGTCTCGTGTTCGTAACCGTTGTAATATGACCGGTCGACCACATGGCTACTATAGAAAGTTTGGTCTTGGACGTAACAAGTTACGTGAAGCTACGATGCGCGGTGATGTACCGGGCTTATCTAAAGCTAGCTGGTAA
- the rplF gene encoding 50S ribosomal protein L6 → MSRIANNPVVLPAGVEFNNANGHLSVKGKNGELSCELFKCVDIDVNDNVLSFKANNKVKGSIALTGTQRALVNNMVVGVTDGFEKKLELRGVGYRTQVKGKTLNLTLGFSHPVEYDIPEGITIETPSQTEIVIKGCDKQLVGQVAANIRAYRSPEPYKGKGIRYVGEHVVMKEAKKK, encoded by the coding sequence ATGTCAAGAATTGCGAATAATCCAGTTGTATTGCCTGCAGGTGTAGAGTTCAACAATGCTAACGGTCACTTATCTGTTAAAGGTAAAAATGGCGAGCTTAGCTGTGAATTGTTTAAGTGTGTTGATATTGATGTTAACGATAACGTTCTTTCCTTTAAAGCAAATAATAAAGTGAAAGGTTCTATCGCATTAACCGGTACTCAACGAGCGCTTGTTAACAATATGGTCGTTGGCGTAACTGATGGGTTTGAAAAGAAATTAGAATTACGTGGTGTTGGTTACAGAACACAGGTTAAAGGAAAAACTCTTAACTTAACCTTAGGTTTTTCTCACCCTGTTGAATATGATATTCCAGAAGGTATTACGATTGAAACACCTTCTCAAACTGAAATTGTTATCAAGGGTTGTGATAAACAATTAGTTGGTCAAGTTGCTGCTAATATTCGTGCATATCGTTCACCAGAACCATACAAAGGTAAAGGTATTAGGTATGTTGGTGAGCACGTTGTTATGAAAGAAGCTAAGAAGAAATAG
- the rpsE gene encoding 30S ribosomal protein S5, producing MASQPGQNNQQDDLQEKLITVRRISKVVKGGRQFRFSALAVVGDGNGRVGFGISKAREVPVAIQKAMEQARKNMVTVNLSEHTLQYPITAKYGAAEVFMKPASDGTGIIAGGAMRAVFEVVGVHDVLAKCVGSNNPANVVRATIKGLSDMTNAEQVAMKRGKSVADIIG from the coding sequence ATGGCATCACAACCTGGACAAAATAATCAACAAGACGATTTACAAGAAAAATTAATTACCGTTAGAAGAATTTCTAAAGTAGTTAAAGGTGGACGTCAATTTAGGTTCTCTGCACTTGCTGTTGTAGGTGACGGTAACGGTCGTGTTGGTTTTGGTATTAGCAAAGCACGTGAGGTTCCTGTAGCTATACAAAAGGCGATGGAACAAGCACGCAAAAATATGGTTACAGTTAATTTAAGTGAGCATACATTGCAATATCCAATTACTGCTAAATATGGCGCTGCAGAAGTCTTTATGAAACCTGCTTCTGATGGTACTGGTATTATTGCTGGTGGCGCAATGCGTGCTGTATTTGAAGTTGTTGGTGTGCATGATGTGCTTGCAAAATGTGTTGGAAGTAACAATCCTGCTAACGTTGTTAGAGCAACTATTAAAGGTTTGTCTGATATGACGAATGCTGAACAAGTTGCTATGAAACGTGGAAAATCAGTCGCTGATATCATCGGGTAA
- the rpmC gene encoding 50S ribosomal protein L29, producing MKASELREKTVQELNELLLELRKEQFNLRMQNATGQLNQVHQFGEVRGDIARIKTILNDQAGESK from the coding sequence ATGAAGGCATCAGAATTAAGAGAAAAAACAGTTCAGGAGCTTAACGAATTATTGCTTGAATTAAGAAAAGAGCAATTTAATTTACGTATGCAAAATGCTACTGGTCAATTAAATCAAGTTCATCAATTTGGTGAAGTACGTGGTGATATTGCTCGTATTAAAACTATTTTGAATGATCAAGCAGGTGAATCTAAATGA
- the rpmD gene encoding 50S ribosomal protein L30, which produces MSEKKIKVTMIRSKNGRLASHKACVAGLGLRKINQSVEVIDTPENRGMINKIHYMLNVEEI; this is translated from the coding sequence ATGAGTGAAAAGAAAATCAAAGTAACAATGATTCGTAGTAAGAATGGTCGATTAGCATCACATAAAGCATGTGTTGCTGGTTTAGGCTTACGCAAAATCAATCAATCAGTTGAAGTTATTGATACACCTGAAAATCGAGGCATGATCAATAAAATTCATTACATGCTTAACGTAGAAGAGATTTAA
- the rpsS gene encoding 30S ribosomal protein S19, translated as MPRSIKKGPFVDLHLMKKVEAAAESNNRRPIKTWSRRSMISPTMVGLTIAIHNGRQHMPVLITENMVGHKLGEFALTRTYRGHVVDKKSR; from the coding sequence GTGCCAAGATCCATAAAAAAAGGCCCTTTTGTTGATCTTCATTTAATGAAGAAAGTAGAAGCAGCCGCAGAAAGTAATAATCGTAGACCAATTAAAACTTGGTCTAGACGTTCAATGATCTCGCCAACTATGGTTGGTTTGACGATAGCTATTCACAACGGAAGACAGCATATGCCGGTATTGATTACCGAAAATATGGTTGGCCACAAATTAGGTGAGTTCGCGTTAACGCGTACATACCGTGGTCATGTTGTTGACAAAAAATCCAGATAA
- the rpmJ gene encoding 50S ribosomal protein L36 — translation MKVRASVKKICRNCKVVRRNRVIRIICKDGRHKQRQG, via the coding sequence ATGAAAGTAAGAGCATCAGTTAAGAAAATTTGTCGCAATTGTAAAGTTGTTCGTCGTAATAGAGTAATACGCATTATCTGCAAAGATGGGCGACATAAGCAACGTCAAGGCTAA
- the rpsK gene encoding 30S ribosomal protein S11: MAKPSRSKKKVKKNVVDGIVHVHATFNNTIVTITDRKGNALSWATAGGSGFRGSRKSTPFAAQVAAERAGEVAKDFGMKNLEVKIKGPGPGRESAVRALNNIGFNITFIEDVTPIPHNGCRPPKKRRV, from the coding sequence ATGGCTAAACCAAGTCGTAGTAAGAAGAAAGTTAAAAAAAATGTAGTTGATGGAATTGTCCATGTACATGCTACATTTAATAACACGATCGTTACCATAACAGACCGTAAAGGCAATGCACTATCTTGGGCAACTGCTGGTGGGTCTGGATTTAGAGGTTCACGTAAAAGTACACCTTTTGCAGCTCAAGTTGCCGCTGAACGTGCCGGTGAAGTTGCGAAAGATTTTGGAATGAAAAATCTTGAAGTTAAGATTAAAGGCCCAGGTCCTGGTCGTGAATCTGCAGTACGTGCATTAAACAATATTGGTTTTAATATTACTTTTATTGAAGATGTAACACCTATTCCACATAATGGCTGTCGTCCGCCAAAGAAACGACGTGTATAA
- the rplE gene encoding 50S ribosomal protein L5 — protein sequence MSNLEERYKKEIIPALLKELNLKTVMEVPKITKITLNMGVGEAVADKKIIQNAVSDLEKISSQKPIITISKKSIAGFKIRDDMPIGCKVTLRNERMYDFLQRLISIAIPRIRDFRGLSDKSFDGRGNYSLGVTEQIIFPEIDYDKIDTLRGLDIAITTSAKNDEQGRALLKAFNFPIKQQG from the coding sequence ATGTCAAATTTAGAAGAACGCTATAAAAAAGAAATCATTCCTGCTTTATTAAAGGAATTGAATCTTAAGACTGTTATGGAAGTGCCTAAGATCACTAAAATAACACTTAATATGGGTGTTGGTGAGGCTGTTGCTGATAAAAAAATTATCCAAAATGCTGTCTCTGACCTAGAAAAGATTTCAAGCCAGAAGCCAATTATTACGATTTCAAAAAAATCAATCGCTGGTTTCAAAATAAGGGACGATATGCCAATTGGCTGTAAAGTCACTTTAAGAAATGAGCGTATGTATGATTTTCTTCAGAGACTTATCTCAATTGCAATTCCTAGAATTAGGGATTTTCGTGGCTTAAGTGATAAATCTTTTGATGGACGAGGTAACTACTCTCTTGGTGTAACTGAGCAAATAATCTTCCCTGAAATTGATTACGACAAGATTGATACGCTACGTGGGCTGGATATTGCTATTACGACAAGTGCTAAGAATGACGAGCAAGGTCGTGCTTTATTGAAAGCATTCAATTTTCCCATTAAACAACAAGGTTAA
- the rplB gene encoding 50S ribosomal protein L2: protein MAIVKSKPTSPGSRFVIRVKNAELSKSAPHGPLLAKKSKSGGRNNNGRITTRHRGGGHKQHYRIIDFKRNKFDVPGKVESLQYDPNRSANIALILYNDGERRYIIAPKNLNVGDEVISSEVAPITVGNCLPMRNIPVGTQVHCVELKPNKGAQIARSAGAVVQIVARDGDHVTLRLRSGEMRKVLSGCRAVIGEVGNSEHSLISLGKAGAKRWRGVRPTVRGVAMNPVDHPHGGGEGRTSGGRHPVSPWGMPTKGYKTRKNKRTDKLIVRNRTKR, encoded by the coding sequence ATGGCTATTGTAAAATCAAAACCAACTTCACCAGGCTCACGCTTTGTAATTAGAGTAAAAAATGCTGAGCTTAGTAAGTCTGCACCACATGGGCCGCTTTTAGCTAAAAAAAGCAAGTCAGGCGGGCGCAATAATAACGGAAGGATCACTACAAGACATCGTGGTGGAGGTCACAAGCAACATTATCGTATTATCGATTTCAAAAGAAACAAATTCGATGTACCTGGTAAGGTAGAAAGTCTGCAATATGACCCAAATAGATCTGCCAATATTGCGCTGATACTATATAATGACGGCGAAAGACGATACATCATTGCACCAAAAAACTTAAATGTTGGTGATGAAGTGATTTCTTCTGAAGTAGCCCCAATTACAGTAGGCAATTGTTTACCAATGAGGAATATACCTGTTGGTACACAAGTACACTGTGTTGAGTTAAAACCAAATAAAGGTGCCCAAATAGCACGTAGTGCAGGTGCTGTTGTGCAAATTGTTGCGAGAGATGGTGACCATGTTACGTTAAGGTTACGTTCTGGCGAAATGCGCAAGGTTTTATCTGGTTGTCGAGCAGTTATCGGAGAAGTTGGTAATTCTGAGCATAGCTTGATTTCCCTTGGTAAAGCCGGGGCAAAACGTTGGAGAGGTGTTAGACCAACTGTACGTGGTGTTGCTATGAACCCTGTTGATCACCCGCATGGTGGTGGTGAAGGTCGTACTTCTGGTGGTCGCCACCCGGTATCTCCATGGGGTATGCCAACAAAGGGTTATAAGACGCGTAAAAATAAGCGTACTGATAAATTAATAGTTAGAAATAGAACAAAACGTTAA
- the rpsQ gene encoding 30S ribosomal protein S17, translated as MSAKEQTLRTISGVVTSNKGDKSITVKVTRQVKHPLYGKVIKRSTKYNAHDESNECSEGDIVSLVSCRPVSKSKSWKLHEIIEKTK; from the coding sequence ATGAGTGCAAAAGAGCAGACTCTAAGAACTATATCTGGTGTTGTGACAAGCAATAAAGGTGATAAAAGCATCACTGTAAAAGTCACTCGTCAAGTTAAACATCCTTTGTATGGCAAGGTGATTAAACGATCAACTAAATATAATGCTCATGACGAAAGTAACGAATGCTCTGAAGGCGATATCGTTTCTTTAGTTTCTTGTCGACCTGTTTCAAAGTCGAAATCATGGAAACTTCATGAAATCATTGAAAAAACTAAATAG
- the rplN gene encoding 50S ribosomal protein L14, translated as MIQMQTRLDVADNSGARNVMCIKVLGGSHKRYAKIGDIIKVSIKDAIPRGKVKKGDVHNAVVVRTRKAIRRPDGSAIRFDGNAAVLLNANLQPIGTRIFGPVTRELRNEKFMKIISLAPEVI; from the coding sequence ATGATTCAGATGCAGACAAGACTTGATGTGGCAGACAACAGCGGTGCCCGCAATGTTATGTGTATTAAAGTACTAGGTGGTTCTCATAAACGCTATGCTAAAATTGGTGACATCATCAAAGTCAGCATTAAAGATGCGATCCCACGTGGCAAAGTAAAAAAGGGTGATGTTCATAATGCAGTCGTCGTTAGAACAAGAAAAGCAATACGTCGTCCAGATGGTTCAGCTATTCGTTTTGATGGTAATGCGGCGGTGCTTTTAAATGCAAACTTGCAACCAATTGGAACTCGTATATTTGGCCCTGTTACTCGCGAATTAAGGAATGAAAAGTTTATGAAAATCATTTCTTTAGCGCCTGAAGTGATTTAA
- the rplW gene encoding 50S ribosomal protein L23 → MNQEFLLQLITAPVVTEKSSIAADLNNQYVFKVDSSANKADIKAAVEKLFSVDVESVKTLNVKGKVKRFGKGFGKRSDVKKAYVRIKSGQEIEFVSA, encoded by the coding sequence ATGAATCAGGAATTCTTATTGCAGTTAATTACTGCGCCTGTTGTTACGGAAAAAAGCTCTATTGCTGCTGACCTTAATAATCAATATGTCTTTAAGGTTGATAGCAGTGCTAATAAAGCTGATATCAAAGCTGCCGTTGAAAAACTATTTAGTGTAGATGTTGAGTCTGTAAAAACATTGAATGTAAAAGGAAAAGTTAAACGCTTTGGTAAAGGTTTTGGTAAAAGATCAGATGTAAAAAAAGCGTATGTTCGTATTAAATCTGGGCAAGAAATAGAATTTGTTTCTGCCTAA
- the rplV gene encoding 50S ribosomal protein L22 encodes MEVKAKLKNANFSAQKGRLVANQIRGMDVESALNLLGFSTRKAADSFKKLLNSAIANAEHNEGADVDELYVSTVFVDEAPTYKRFKARAKGRGNKILKRNCHLTIEVSDTK; translated from the coding sequence ATGGAAGTTAAAGCTAAATTAAAAAACGCTAATTTTTCAGCCCAAAAAGGCCGATTAGTTGCAAATCAAATCAGAGGCATGGATGTTGAGAGTGCTTTGAATTTATTGGGTTTTAGTACACGTAAAGCAGCAGATAGTTTCAAGAAACTTCTTAATTCTGCTATTGCTAATGCTGAACATAATGAAGGTGCTGATGTAGATGAGTTATATGTTTCAACAGTATTTGTTGATGAAGCACCTACTTACAAACGATTTAAAGCGCGTGCTAAAGGTCGTGGTAATAAAATTCTTAAAAGAAACTGCCATCTAACTATTGAAGTTAGTGATACTAAATAA
- the rpsH gene encoding 30S ribosomal protein S8 — MSMSDPIADMLTRIRNAQSAEKAVVRMPFSTKKQALANILEQEGFVSGSTKIEDSKSKPELEITLKYFQGKPVIETIDRVSKPGLRIYKSKDELPKVKGGLGVAIISTSKGLLADRTARAEGHGGEVLCYVS; from the coding sequence ATGAGTATGAGTGATCCAATTGCAGATATGTTAACTCGCATTCGTAATGCGCAGTCTGCTGAAAAAGCTGTAGTTAGAATGCCCTTTTCTACTAAAAAACAAGCATTAGCTAACATTTTAGAACAAGAAGGTTTTGTAAGTGGTTCGACTAAAATCGAAGACTCAAAAAGTAAGCCTGAGTTAGAGATTACGTTGAAATATTTTCAAGGTAAACCAGTTATTGAGACAATCGACCGTGTCAGCAAACCTGGTTTACGTATTTATAAATCAAAAGATGAACTTCCTAAAGTTAAGGGTGGTTTAGGTGTGGCTATTATTTCTACATCTAAAGGCTTGTTAGCTGATCGTACAGCGAGAGCTGAAGGTCATGGTGGTGAAGTTCTTTGTTACGTAAGTTAG
- the secY gene encoding preprotein translocase subunit SecY: MSVLGSSASGATGGLSKLPELRKRLFFVLGALFVFRIGAHVPVPGIDPKALSLMFEQQAGTILDMFNMFSGGALKRLSIFALGIMPYISASIIIQLMTSVVPKFEQLKKEGESGKRKITQYTRYFTVVLATFQAFGVATAIQGQSAGGLPVVFNPGFAFMFTAVVTLVSGTMFLMWLGEQVTERGIGNGISIIIFGGIVAGLPSAIGGTLELVRTGEMNAFMVIMLFFIAVAVTAFVIFVERAQRRITINYAKRQQGNKMMAGQSSFLPLKLNMAGVIPPIFASSIILFPSTIAGWFGNSEGMGWLQDVSSMLSPGQPIYVLLYAAAIIFFCFFYTALVFNSRDTSDNLKKSGAFIPGIRPGEQTTKYIDAVITKLTLLGAMYITAVCLLPEFLIVYWNVPFYFGGTSLLIIVVVVMDFIAQMQSHLMSQQYEGLMKKANLKNK; the protein is encoded by the coding sequence ATGTCTGTACTTGGTTCATCAGCCTCAGGCGCAACTGGCGGGTTAAGCAAACTACCTGAACTACGAAAACGATTGTTTTTCGTTCTTGGTGCTTTGTTCGTGTTTCGTATTGGTGCGCATGTGCCAGTTCCTGGAATTGACCCTAAGGCACTATCATTAATGTTCGAGCAACAAGCTGGAACTATTCTTGATATGTTTAACATGTTCTCAGGTGGTGCGCTCAAAAGACTGAGTATTTTTGCGCTTGGAATAATGCCGTATATTTCTGCGTCTATTATTATCCAGTTAATGACGTCTGTTGTTCCAAAATTTGAGCAACTTAAAAAAGAAGGTGAATCTGGAAAACGTAAAATAACTCAATATACACGTTATTTCACGGTAGTACTTGCAACGTTTCAAGCGTTTGGTGTTGCTACAGCAATTCAAGGGCAATCTGCTGGCGGCTTACCGGTGGTATTTAATCCAGGTTTTGCTTTTATGTTTACTGCAGTAGTTACACTTGTCAGTGGGACGATGTTTCTTATGTGGTTAGGGGAACAAGTTACTGAACGTGGAATTGGTAACGGTATATCAATTATCATTTTTGGTGGTATTGTTGCAGGATTACCGAGTGCTATTGGTGGTACACTCGAATTAGTTAGAACAGGCGAAATGAACGCATTTATGGTTATTATGCTGTTCTTTATAGCTGTTGCTGTGACGGCATTTGTGATTTTTGTTGAGCGTGCTCAGCGAAGAATCACTATAAATTACGCTAAACGTCAGCAAGGTAATAAAATGATGGCGGGTCAGTCTAGTTTTTTACCGTTGAAGCTTAATATGGCAGGTGTGATCCCACCCATTTTCGCTTCAAGTATAATTTTATTTCCTTCAACTATTGCAGGTTGGTTTGGTAACAGTGAAGGAATGGGTTGGTTGCAAGATGTATCTAGTATGTTATCTCCTGGGCAGCCAATTTATGTGTTGCTTTATGCAGCAGCGATTATATTCTTTTGTTTTTTCTATACTGCATTAGTATTTAATTCAAGAGATACGTCGGATAACCTTAAAAAATCAGGTGCTTTTATTCCTGGTATCCGACCTGGTGAGCAAACAACTAAATATATAGATGCGGTTATTACAAAATTAACGTTGCTTGGTGCTATGTATATTACGGCTGTTTGTTTGTTACCTGAGTTTTTGATTGTTTATTGGAATGTGCCGTTTTATTTTGGTGGAACATCATTGTTAATTATCGTTGTTGTTGTCATGGATTTCATTGCGCAAATGCAAAGTCATCTTATGTCACAGCAATATGAAGGTTTAATGAAAAAAGCGAACCTTAAAAACAAATAA
- the rplX gene encoding 50S ribosomal protein L24 has product MNKIKKGDEVIVLTGKDKGKKGLVLSVVSDEKVLVEGINSVKKHQKPNPNKGIEGGIIEKQMPINVSNVAIYNAQTNKADRVGFKVLEDGKKVRYFKSNNEVLDA; this is encoded by the coding sequence ATGAATAAAATAAAGAAAGGTGATGAAGTAATCGTTTTAACAGGGAAAGATAAGGGTAAAAAAGGCCTAGTTCTTTCTGTTGTTTCTGATGAAAAAGTTTTGGTTGAAGGAATTAATTCAGTAAAAAAACATCAAAAACCTAATCCTAATAAAGGTATTGAAGGTGGGATTATTGAGAAGCAAATGCCGATCAATGTCTCTAATGTTGCTATCTATAATGCTCAAACTAACAAGGCTGATAGAGTTGGTTTTAAAGTACTTGAAGATGGTAAGAAGGTTCGTTACTTCAAATCAAATAATGAAGTGCTTGACGCTTAA
- the rplP gene encoding 50S ribosomal protein L16 — protein MLQPKKTKFRKAHKNRNTGLAHRGSSVSFGEFGLKSIERGRMTARQIEAGRRTITRHIKRGGKVWIRVFPDKPITKKPLEVRMGKGKGSVEFWVAQIKPGTMLFELQGVSKELAVEAFDLAAAKLPFKTKFAERTIM, from the coding sequence ATGTTACAACCAAAAAAAACTAAATTTAGAAAAGCACATAAAAACAGAAACACTGGACTTGCACATCGTGGTAGTAGTGTTAGTTTTGGTGAATTTGGCTTGAAATCTATTGAACGCGGTAGAATGACTGCGCGTCAAATTGAAGCTGGTCGTCGTACTATTACACGTCATATTAAGCGTGGTGGTAAGGTTTGGATCCGCGTGTTCCCAGATAAACCAATTACAAAAAAACCTCTTGAAGTACGTATGGGTAAGGGTAAAGGTAGTGTTGAATTCTGGGTTGCGCAAATCAAACCAGGAACTATGTTATTTGAATTGCAGGGTGTATCAAAAGAGTTAGCAGTTGAGGCCTTTGATTTAGCTGCTGCAAAACTCCCTTTTAAAACAAAATTTGCTGAACGGACAATAATGTAA
- the rplO gene encoding 50S ribosomal protein L15, which yields MLLNTIKPAAGSTKPAKRVGRGIGSGSGKTCGRGHKGQKSRSGGMPKIGFEGGQMPIQRRLPKIGFTSAKKKLTAEVRLHELNNLNDEIVTIESLIAANIVPVFTKKVKIISSGELTSAVKLQGISATAGAVKAIEAAGGSLA from the coding sequence ATGTTACTAAATACAATTAAACCAGCTGCTGGTAGTACAAAACCTGCAAAACGCGTTGGCCGTGGTATCGGCTCTGGATCAGGTAAAACTTGTGGTCGTGGTCATAAAGGTCAAAAATCACGATCAGGTGGAATGCCTAAAATCGGTTTTGAAGGTGGTCAAATGCCAATACAGCGTAGGCTTCCTAAAATTGGATTTACCTCTGCTAAAAAGAAATTAACAGCAGAAGTTAGGTTGCATGAGTTAAATAACTTAAATGATGAGATTGTTACAATTGAATCATTGATCGCCGCTAATATTGTTCCTGTTTTTACTAAAAAAGTTAAAATTATTTCATCTGGTGAATTGACTTCAGCGGTAAAATTACAAGGAATTTCTGCAACTGCTGGTGCCGTTAAGGCAATCGAAGCAGCTGGCGGCAGTTTAGCTTAA
- the rpsM gene encoding 30S ribosomal protein S13, with the protein MARIAGINIPDNKHIVISLTSIYGVGLTRSKAICAAAGIDTTTKVRELSEDQLELIREEVGKYLIEGDLRREVSMNIKRLLDLGCFRGIRHRRSLPVRGQRTKTNARTRKGPRKPIRK; encoded by the coding sequence ATGGCACGTATCGCTGGTATTAATATACCTGATAATAAGCACATTGTTATTTCACTGACATCTATATATGGCGTTGGTCTTACTAGATCAAAAGCTATTTGTGCTGCAGCTGGAATTGATACAACAACTAAAGTTCGCGAACTATCTGAAGATCAATTAGAACTGATACGTGAAGAAGTCGGAAAATATTTAATAGAAGGCGATTTACGTCGTGAAGTTTCTATGAATATTAAACGCTTACTAGATTTGGGTTGCTTCCGTGGAATCCGTCATCGTAGAAGTTTACCTGTTCGAGGCCAGCGTACTAAAACAAACGCTAGAACCCGCAAGGGCCCTCGGAAACCAATTAGAAAGTAA
- the rpsC gene encoding 30S ribosomal protein S3: MGQKVHPTGIRLGIVKDWNSRWYASSQAYPDMLKQDLIARDFLKKKLMAASVSKIQINRPAGNAQITIHTARPGIVIGKKGGDVDSLRAEVSNIMGVPVQINVEEIRKPELDALLVAESVAQQLERRIMFRRAMKRAVTNTMRLGAEGIKIKVSGRLNGADIARNEWYREGRVPLHTLRADIDYGFTEALTTYGILGIKVWIFKGEVFDEKSALPILGNKEATGE; this comes from the coding sequence ATGGGTCAAAAAGTACATCCAACTGGTATACGCCTTGGTATAGTTAAAGATTGGAATTCGCGTTGGTATGCTAGTTCACAAGCGTATCCTGACATGTTAAAACAAGATTTAATTGCACGTGATTTCTTAAAAAAGAAATTAATGGCAGCTTCTGTAAGCAAAATCCAAATTAATCGTCCTGCGGGTAATGCACAAATTACAATACATACGGCTCGTCCTGGTATTGTTATTGGTAAAAAAGGTGGTGATGTTGATTCGCTACGTGCGGAAGTAAGTAATATCATGGGTGTGCCTGTCCAGATAAACGTCGAGGAAATTCGTAAGCCTGAACTGGATGCTCTTTTAGTAGCTGAAAGTGTTGCGCAACAGCTTGAGCGTCGAATTATGTTCAGACGTGCAATGAAAAGAGCGGTTACTAACACCATGCGATTAGGTGCTGAAGGTATCAAAATTAAAGTAAGTGGACGTTTGAACGGTGCAGATATTGCTCGTAACGAATGGTACAGAGAAGGACGTGTTCCACTACATACACTTCGTGCTGATATTGATTATGGATTTACTGAAGCACTAACTACATATGGTATTTTAGGTATCAAAGTGTGGATCTTCAAAGGTGAAGTTTTTGACGAAAAGTCTGCCCTACCAATCTTAGGTAATAAGGAAGCGACGGGAGAATAG